In Flavobacterium endoglycinae, one DNA window encodes the following:
- a CDS encoding PIG-L family deacetylase: protein MRKIQVQFLLLFFIGFQTSFAQQPQKPNSVEIYNQIKKLNFLGSVLYVAAHPDDENTRMISYLANEMNARTGYLSLTRGDGGQNLIGPQLRELLGVIRTQELIEARKIDGGEQFFSRANDFGFSKNPSETLEIWDKDKVLADVVWTIRKFQPDIIINRFDHRSPGTTHGHHTSSAMLSVESFKLTNDPKIYTEQLKYVTPWQVKRQFFNPSWWFYGSQEKFDAANKSKFTKLETGVYYTGIGKSNQEIAALSRSHHQSQGFGSTGVRGEETEYLELINGEKPVNKDDLFDGIDTSWNRVKNGKPIGDLISSIISKYNFNNPFASIPDLVKVYGMIEALEDSHWKTTKAEAVKNIIASCSGLYLEAVASEQEATPGSTIKLSLEAINRCAVDMQLISVTTLPDNKTTTQNVALRNNNDQKINLSLQLPNNIEYTQPYWLKEKASVGMYTVSNQENIGIPDIIREVKVIFNVKINGVQIPFERTVVYKYNDGVKGEMYNFLDIVPEVTTSILEKVLVFRDQKSKMIPVKVRAGKDNVQGNLQLELPKSWNISPKQIPFTLDRKGTEQIFYFEVTPPLNPEEVIAKSVAVVDNKRFDRDQTIIDFSHITKQMVLKPAESKCIRIDLKTSGDAIAYIMGAGDEVPESLMQMGYKVSILKPEEITPEKLDAFSTVITGIRAYNTVNALANKQNILFNFVKSGKNMIVQYNTYGKLVTDKIAPYPLKLSNDRVTEENAKITFLAPNHPVLNTPNKITSKDFEGWTQEQGLYYPDEYDAAFTPIISSHDKGESPKNGALLVAPYGKGYYIYTGLSFFRELPEGVSGAYRLLSNIISLKQPLEAPKQDLKQ from the coding sequence ATGCGAAAAATACAGGTTCAATTTCTTCTTCTATTTTTTATAGGTTTTCAAACTTCATTTGCTCAGCAGCCGCAAAAACCAAACTCAGTCGAAATTTACAATCAAATTAAAAAACTAAACTTTTTAGGTTCTGTATTGTACGTCGCTGCTCATCCCGATGATGAAAATACCCGAATGATTTCATATTTAGCAAATGAAATGAATGCCAGAACCGGATATTTATCTTTAACCCGCGGTGATGGCGGACAAAACTTAATTGGTCCACAACTGCGCGAATTATTAGGCGTTATTAGAACGCAGGAGTTAATTGAAGCTCGAAAAATTGACGGAGGAGAACAGTTTTTTTCAAGAGCAAATGATTTTGGTTTTTCTAAAAATCCAAGCGAAACTTTAGAAATCTGGGATAAAGATAAAGTGCTTGCCGATGTCGTATGGACGATTAGAAAATTTCAGCCGGATATTATTATTAATAGATTCGATCATCGTTCGCCGGGAACTACGCACGGTCATCATACATCGTCAGCTATGTTAAGCGTGGAAAGTTTCAAATTAACAAACGATCCTAAAATTTATACTGAGCAATTAAAATACGTAACGCCTTGGCAGGTAAAACGTCAGTTTTTTAATCCTTCATGGTGGTTTTATGGAAGTCAGGAAAAATTCGACGCAGCTAATAAATCCAAATTTACCAAATTAGAAACAGGTGTTTATTACACTGGAATTGGAAAATCAAATCAGGAAATAGCCGCTTTAAGCCGCAGCCACCACCAATCACAAGGATTTGGAAGCACAGGAGTTCGTGGTGAAGAAACTGAATATTTGGAATTAATCAATGGTGAAAAACCAGTCAATAAAGATGATTTATTTGACGGAATAGACACTTCATGGAATCGCGTAAAAAACGGAAAACCCATTGGAGATTTAATCAGCTCAATTATTTCAAAATACAATTTCAACAATCCATTTGCCAGCATACCTGATTTGGTAAAAGTATATGGAATGATCGAAGCTCTAGAAGACAGTCATTGGAAAACTACAAAAGCAGAAGCCGTTAAAAACATCATTGCTTCTTGCTCAGGATTATATCTTGAAGCAGTTGCAAGCGAACAAGAAGCTACTCCAGGAAGTACCATCAAATTAAGTCTTGAAGCCATTAACAGATGTGCGGTTGATATGCAGTTAATAAGTGTTACAACACTTCCAGATAATAAAACAACAACCCAAAATGTAGCTTTGCGAAACAATAACGATCAAAAAATCAATCTTTCGTTACAACTTCCAAACAATATCGAATATACACAGCCATATTGGTTAAAAGAAAAAGCCAGTGTGGGAATGTATACTGTTTCTAATCAGGAAAACATTGGAATTCCTGACATTATAAGAGAAGTAAAAGTAATTTTTAATGTAAAAATAAACGGCGTCCAAATTCCTTTTGAACGTACCGTTGTGTACAAATACAATGACGGCGTAAAAGGTGAAATGTATAATTTCCTTGATATCGTGCCAGAAGTTACAACTTCTATCTTAGAAAAAGTTTTAGTTTTTAGAGACCAGAAAAGCAAAATGATTCCGGTAAAAGTACGTGCTGGAAAAGACAATGTGCAAGGAAATTTACAATTAGAACTTCCTAAAAGCTGGAATATTTCTCCAAAACAAATTCCGTTTACATTAGATAGAAAAGGAACTGAGCAAATATTTTATTTTGAAGTAACTCCTCCTTTAAATCCTGAAGAAGTTATTGCTAAAAGTGTGGCTGTGGTTGATAATAAACGTTTTGACAGAGATCAAACTATTATCGATTTTAGTCATATCACCAAACAAATGGTTTTAAAACCTGCAGAATCAAAATGCATTAGAATTGACTTAAAAACTTCAGGCGATGCCATTGCCTATATCATGGGTGCTGGCGACGAAGTTCCTGAAAGTTTAATGCAGATGGGATATAAAGTTTCTATTTTGAAACCAGAAGAAATCACTCCTGAAAAACTAGATGCTTTCAGCACTGTTATTACTGGAATTCGTGCTTACAATACTGTAAATGCTTTGGCTAACAAACAAAATATTCTATTCAATTTTGTGAAAAGCGGTAAAAACATGATCGTACAATACAATACATACGGTAAATTAGTAACCGATAAAATCGCACCTTATCCGTTAAAACTATCAAATGACCGCGTAACTGAAGAAAATGCGAAAATTACGTTTCTAGCTCCAAATCATCCGGTTTTGAATACGCCAAACAAAATTACTTCAAAAGATTTTGAAGGATGGACACAGGAACAAGGCTTATATTACCCAGATGAATATGATGCCGCCTTCACTCCTATTATCTCATCGCACGATAAAGGAGAATCACCTAAAAATGGAGCCTTATTAGTCGCTCCATACGGAAAAGGATATTATATTTACACTGGTTTGAGTTTCTTCAGAGAATTACCGGAAGGAGTTTCTGGAGCCTATCGATTATTATCGAATATCATTTCGCTAAAGCAGCCGCTTGAAGCTCCAAAGCAAGATTTAAAGCAGTAA
- a CDS encoding sodium:solute symporter has protein sequence MQLFDWIVLIVTLLFIVGYGSWKTRGSKNVEDFILGNNETPWYTVGLSVMATQASAITFLSTPGQAYHDGMGFVQFYFGLPIAMIIICYTFIPLYHKNKIYTAYEFLEKRFDVKTRSLAAILFLVQRGLGTGLTIYAPAIILSALLGWNLTIMNIIIGVMVIIYTFSGGTKAVNVTQKQQMFVIMSGMFITFFLILHYLPNDMTFTSALHIAGANDKMNIVNFSFDPEEKYTFWSGITGGFFLALAYFGTDQSQVGRYLSGKSVAESQMGLIMNGLLKVPMQFFILLTGVMVFVFFQFNPVPLNFNPNNKIVIEKSAFKEEYHTLEKKLSKLSEDKKVINLLYIDQLNQDYDNPILRKELVTLSNKEKDLRDRAKEIISRADSNSETNDKDYVFFHFILHYLPKGLIGLLLAVILSAAMSSTASGLNALASTTAIDIYKRNVKTEKSEKHYLNATKFFTLFWGVIAILFACVGTLFENLIQLVNIIGSIFYGTVLGIFLVGFYLKRVQAKPMFISAIISQLTIFGIYYYMIYSQEKLGYLWLNFIGAILTIALSLLLQVLFFRGKSNDDQVILD, from the coding sequence ATGCAGCTATTTGACTGGATCGTACTTATTGTAACGCTATTATTTATTGTTGGTTATGGTTCTTGGAAAACCCGAGGCAGTAAAAATGTAGAAGATTTCATTTTAGGAAACAACGAAACACCTTGGTATACAGTTGGACTTTCTGTAATGGCCACACAGGCCAGCGCCATTACCTTTCTCTCTACGCCAGGACAAGCTTATCATGACGGAATGGGCTTTGTACAATTCTATTTTGGACTCCCAATTGCCATGATAATCATTTGTTATACGTTTATTCCTCTTTACCATAAAAATAAAATTTATACTGCTTATGAGTTTTTAGAAAAACGATTTGATGTAAAAACACGTTCCCTTGCTGCTATTTTATTCTTGGTGCAGAGAGGATTGGGAACTGGTCTTACAATATATGCTCCGGCTATTATTTTATCGGCATTATTAGGTTGGAATTTAACCATAATGAACATTATAATTGGGGTTATGGTAATTATTTATACGTTTTCAGGAGGAACAAAAGCCGTTAACGTTACACAGAAACAACAGATGTTTGTAATCATGTCTGGAATGTTTATTACCTTTTTTCTAATTCTGCATTATCTTCCAAATGATATGACTTTTACAAGTGCACTGCACATTGCGGGTGCCAATGATAAAATGAATATCGTGAATTTCTCATTCGATCCAGAGGAAAAATATACTTTCTGGAGCGGAATTACCGGCGGATTCTTTCTCGCTCTTGCTTATTTTGGTACAGATCAATCTCAGGTGGGAAGGTATTTATCAGGAAAATCAGTGGCTGAAAGTCAGATGGGATTAATCATGAACGGGCTTTTAAAAGTACCAATGCAGTTTTTTATTCTTTTAACAGGAGTTATGGTATTTGTCTTTTTTCAATTCAATCCGGTACCGCTAAACTTCAATCCAAACAATAAAATTGTAATCGAAAAATCTGCTTTTAAAGAAGAATACCATACTTTAGAAAAAAAATTAAGCAAACTTTCTGAAGACAAAAAAGTAATCAATCTATTGTATATCGATCAGTTGAATCAGGATTACGATAATCCTATTTTGCGTAAAGAACTGGTAACATTATCAAACAAAGAAAAAGATCTTCGTGATCGCGCTAAAGAAATCATTTCAAGAGCCGACAGTAATAGCGAAACCAATGATAAAGATTATGTTTTCTTCCATTTTATTCTGCATTATTTACCAAAAGGATTAATTGGTTTATTATTGGCTGTTATACTTTCTGCTGCCATGTCTTCAACTGCTTCTGGATTAAATGCTTTGGCTTCTACAACTGCAATTGATATTTACAAAAGAAATGTAAAAACCGAAAAATCCGAAAAGCACTATCTTAATGCTACTAAATTCTTCACTTTGTTTTGGGGAGTTATCGCTATTCTTTTTGCCTGCGTAGGAACTTTATTTGAAAACTTAATTCAGCTTGTCAATATTATCGGTTCTATCTTTTACGGAACAGTTTTAGGAATATTCCTGGTTGGATTTTACCTAAAAAGAGTTCAGGCAAAGCCAATGTTTATCAGTGCTATTATTAGCCAGCTGACCATTTTCGGAATCTACTATTACATGATTTACAGTCAGGAAAAATTAGGCTATTTATGGCTGAATTTCATTGGCGCAATTTTGACTATTGCATTATCGCTTCTATTACAGGTTTTATTCTTTAGAGGAAAATCAAATGATGATCAGGTAATTTTGGATTAA
- a CDS encoding AI-2E family transporter, producing the protein MIQPLKLPFYAKLACILVSLISFAYIFCIAKDILTPVLMAFLFAVLLLPVFTFLNTKLKLPRHLAAIICMAIFLFFIIGILVFISYQVSYMANDFETIKKNANSFIIQIHNFIRENFQVSIGEQKKYLNSVTQDSVKNGQAKLGSFIVSVSDVLLDSTIIIIYTFLFLIYKEHFKLFFAKLIYKENHAVLKDILSQIKVSINNYIVSLLIEMIVVSILTGLGLWIIGIKYFVLLGLITGILNLIPYIGITVAGIITVLASLTGSGETSVILGILIVNIIVQFIDNNLLVPLIINSKVEINAFVSIMGIIVGGAAAGIAGMFLAIPLLAILKIIFDRIESLEPWGYLMGNHIPRRFAWRVRKVKTEN; encoded by the coding sequence ATGATTCAACCTCTAAAATTGCCTTTTTATGCAAAATTGGCCTGCATATTAGTAAGTTTAATTTCGTTTGCTTATATATTTTGTATTGCTAAAGATATTCTGACTCCAGTATTGATGGCATTTTTATTTGCCGTATTACTGCTTCCTGTCTTTACCTTTTTAAATACCAAACTTAAACTTCCCCGACATTTGGCCGCTATTATTTGTATGGCAATTTTTCTTTTTTTCATTATCGGAATTCTTGTTTTTATATCCTATCAGGTTAGTTATATGGCAAATGACTTTGAAACAATAAAAAAGAACGCTAATTCATTTATTATTCAAATTCATAATTTTATACGAGAAAATTTTCAGGTAAGCATTGGTGAACAAAAAAAGTACTTGAATAGTGTAACACAAGATTCGGTTAAAAACGGACAGGCAAAATTAGGTTCTTTTATAGTTTCCGTAAGCGATGTACTTCTAGACAGCACCATTATTATCATTTATACATTTTTGTTTTTAATCTATAAAGAGCATTTCAAACTGTTTTTTGCCAAATTAATTTACAAAGAAAACCATGCTGTTTTAAAAGATATTCTTTCTCAAATAAAAGTTTCTATCAATAATTATATAGTAAGCCTTTTAATCGAAATGATTGTTGTTTCAATTCTTACAGGTCTTGGACTTTGGATTATTGGTATCAAATACTTTGTTCTATTGGGATTAATTACAGGAATCCTGAATCTTATTCCTTATATCGGGATTACGGTAGCTGGAATTATTACCGTTTTAGCTTCGCTTACCGGTTCTGGTGAAACTTCGGTTATTTTAGGAATTTTGATTGTCAATATTATTGTTCAATTTATTGATAACAATTTACTTGTGCCATTAATTATTAACTCAAAGGTAGAAATCAATGCTTTTGTTTCGATTATGGGAATTATTGTAGGCGGTGCAGCTGCTGGAATTGCAGGTATGTTTTTGGCGATTCCACTATTAGCAATTCTAAAAATTATTTTTGACCGAATTGAATCTTTAGAACCCTGGGGCTATCTTATGGGAAATCATATTCCGCGAAGGTTTGCATGGAGAGTACGCAAAGTAAAAACAGAAAACTAA
- a CDS encoding BamA/TamA family outer membrane protein, with the protein MRQTLKIVVFIFLCFCFQSLNAQTDKTKKDAAPKKDSTEIYTKIKNYSKKNKFTQTLHKLLFRTKKPKKREIIEPVDNNRTFEGKIIRKINIITLDPFGHSVVDTTAMPRNWGERTGNRLHLKTKKFAIYNLLLFRKNTPYDSYKVQESERLIRAQRYVTAVRTTNEIVGAASDSVDVTIRVLDSWSTIPRFSISSSRVSAGFKEKDFFGTGQQLEYRFTNRFDDGANGNEMTYTVPNILNTYIGTVLHYNMDLDNNYTKSVKVERDFYSPLTKWAGGVFIGQNYRRDTLQAPDLSYAFQSFKNNFQDFWVGKATKVYEDDNEAITNLVTTARFLNVDYTESPDSLYDPTNFYSSEKLLLMGIGLNRRKFIKDNYIFRNGQTEDVPIGRIYGITFGYQYKNTFWRPYVGAQFSFGNYYRLGFLSFNFEAGTFIHQSKTYDTAFLVESNYFTKLYTIGNWKLRQFFNPKFVLGINRENIIGDQLNLNEQNGIAGFNSAIYGTSKMILSLQTQTYSPHSLLGFRLNPFFNYSFAILGNQNDAMIKNKPYQKITLGLLISNDYLVFSSFQLSLSYYPSIPYQGDNVFKTNTFETTDYGLQSFELAKPRIVDYK; encoded by the coding sequence ATGCGTCAAACTTTAAAAATAGTTGTTTTTATTTTCTTATGCTTTTGTTTTCAAAGCCTGAACGCTCAGACGGATAAGACAAAAAAAGATGCGGCTCCAAAAAAGGACAGTACCGAGATTTATACGAAAATTAAAAATTATTCGAAAAAAAATAAATTCACGCAAACGCTTCATAAACTTCTTTTCAGAACTAAAAAACCTAAAAAAAGAGAAATAATTGAACCGGTTGATAACAATAGAACTTTTGAAGGCAAAATCATTCGAAAAATAAATATTATAACACTCGATCCTTTCGGACATTCGGTTGTAGACACTACAGCAATGCCCCGAAATTGGGGAGAAAGAACCGGAAACAGACTTCATCTTAAAACTAAAAAGTTTGCGATTTACAACCTGCTTTTATTTCGAAAAAACACACCTTATGATTCCTATAAAGTTCAGGAATCGGAACGTTTAATTCGTGCGCAGCGCTATGTTACAGCAGTTCGTACAACAAATGAAATTGTAGGTGCAGCATCTGACTCCGTTGATGTTACTATTCGTGTTCTCGATTCGTGGAGTACCATTCCTCGATTTTCAATTTCAAGCAGTCGTGTTTCGGCTGGATTTAAAGAAAAAGATTTTTTCGGAACCGGACAGCAGCTCGAATATCGTTTTACCAATAGGTTTGACGATGGTGCAAATGGTAACGAAATGACTTATACAGTTCCCAATATTTTAAATACCTATATAGGAACGGTACTGCATTATAATATGGATCTCGATAACAATTATACCAAAAGTGTTAAAGTGGAAAGAGATTTCTATTCTCCCCTTACCAAATGGGCAGGTGGAGTTTTCATTGGTCAAAATTATAGACGAGACACTCTTCAAGCACCTGATTTAAGTTATGCTTTTCAGTCATTTAAAAATAATTTTCAGGATTTTTGGGTGGGTAAAGCCACGAAAGTATATGAAGATGATAATGAAGCGATTACCAATTTAGTTACTACAGCTCGATTTTTGAATGTTGATTATACCGAATCACCAGATTCATTGTATGATCCCACAAACTTTTATTCCAGTGAAAAATTACTCTTAATGGGAATTGGTCTTAACAGACGTAAATTTATCAAAGACAATTACATTTTTAGAAACGGCCAGACCGAAGACGTTCCGATTGGAAGAATCTACGGAATTACCTTTGGTTATCAATATAAAAACACTTTTTGGAGACCTTATGTTGGAGCGCAGTTTTCTTTTGGAAACTATTATAGGTTAGGATTTTTGAGTTTTAATTTTGAAGCCGGAACCTTCATCCATCAATCTAAAACCTACGATACAGCTTTCTTGGTTGAATCTAATTATTTTACAAAACTATATACGATAGGAAATTGGAAATTAAGACAGTTTTTTAATCCAAAATTTGTTTTAGGAATAAATCGTGAAAATATTATTGGCGACCAGCTTAACTTAAACGAACAGAACGGAATTGCTGGTTTTAATAGTGCGATTTATGGAACAAGTAAAATGATACTTTCGCTGCAAACACAGACATATTCACCTCATTCCTTATTAGGTTTTCGTTTAAATCCTTTCTTTAATTATTCATTCGCTATCCTGGGAAATCAAAATGATGCCATGATTAAGAATAAACCGTATCAAAAAATCACTTTAGGTCTTTTAATCAGTAATGACTATTTAGTATTCAGTTCCTTTCAGCTTTCTCTTTCCTATTATCCTAGTATTCCATATCAGGGCGATAATGTTTTCAAAACCAATACTTTTGAAACAACCGACTACGGATTGCAAAGTTTTGAACTCGCAAAACCACGAATTGTTGATTATAAATAA
- a CDS encoding geranylgeranylglycerol-phosphate geranylgeranyltransferase, whose protein sequence is MKYLKLIRYKNLLMLAFMQVLFRYVFLAQQDVPLALADWQYGLLVLSTVLIAAAGYVVNNIFDIPSDTINKPNDVVVGRGISETRAYNIYIGLNITGVALGFYLSNVIMRPMFASLFIFIASLLYFYATNLKQIMIIGNVVVALLLAVSVLIIGVFDLFPATTSENQAQMASLFSILLDYALFAFIINFIREIVKDIEDVDGDYNQGMNTLPIAIGKSRAAKIALATAIMAFILLLLYTTKYFFENNLLIVTFYSFAFVLAPLLYFIVKIFGAKTQKDFHHLSTILKLILFFGILSILIIFLNHKYNA, encoded by the coding sequence ATGAAATACCTAAAACTCATTCGTTATAAAAATCTACTAATGCTTGCTTTCATGCAGGTTTTGTTTCGTTATGTTTTCCTGGCGCAGCAAGATGTTCCGTTAGCATTGGCTGACTGGCAGTACGGCTTATTGGTTTTAAGCACAGTTCTAATTGCCGCCGCCGGATATGTAGTAAACAATATTTTTGACATTCCAAGCGACACGATCAACAAGCCAAACGATGTCGTTGTAGGCAGAGGAATTTCAGAAACAAGAGCTTACAATATTTACATCGGATTAAATATAACTGGTGTTGCACTAGGATTTTATTTATCAAATGTAATTATGAGGCCCATGTTTGCTTCTCTTTTCATTTTTATTGCTTCTCTTCTGTATTTTTATGCTACCAATCTGAAACAAATCATGATTATTGGAAATGTTGTGGTTGCTTTGCTTCTTGCTGTGAGTGTTCTTATAATAGGTGTTTTTGATCTTTTTCCAGCAACAACATCCGAGAATCAAGCGCAGATGGCAAGTCTTTTCTCCATTTTGTTAGATTATGCCCTATTTGCTTTTATCATTAATTTTATACGAGAAATAGTTAAAGATATTGAAGATGTAGACGGAGATTATAATCAAGGAATGAATACTTTACCAATTGCCATTGGAAAAAGCCGCGCAGCAAAAATTGCATTAGCTACGGCGATTATGGCCTTTATTTTACTGCTTCTATATACCACTAAATATTTTTTTGAAAATAATCTTTTAATCGTAACGTTTTATTCTTTTGCTTTTGTTTTAGCCCCTTTATTATACTTTATAGTAAAAATATTTGGAGCCAAAACGCAAAAAGATTTTCATCATTTAAGTACGATTTTAAAACTAATTTTATTCTTCGGAATCTTATCTATTCTAATCATTTTTCTGAACCACAAATACAATGCTTAA
- a CDS encoding LVIVD repeat-containing protein, with protein MKKNVYLLSFLAMSLFIACDKSDDSNDNQSTNSITITTDQATLNQRLDLTNSGVVAIENSNATGKMAATASTAFPLVQIAEVKPPVDANGRTLQASHVTVNGNYAYVSYIMRGDAYSGAIDVIDVSDPYKPKLVTSALIPNTDITSLTFSGSNLIIGAAKDVDKDPLLTNNPAIAFNMELSSGLLTDKLKTNYLESRVTTDVAANTANYFAVTGDNGSLFKLSSSAKAVTGKVAVADLRSIALTSDKIVTLSGTKGVNIYNQTTLALQKSFSTSTDVSGAKRTMDVDGTKLFVSEGKNGLGVYDINSGSKLQTLGIPTAAEDNVTNAVSFNDGYTFVANGALGLNVYQSATQLNLLGSVGIAGSSNYVKSSGNYIYVASGIGGLKIIKMEKPSTAFESCAAYGLYNQGRDLILNSNEIKSYQGATAINSAIVNSGAVLTHCGSIAVLSNLTLNSGGTFNMRGSISQGKYQQTNPTELIINDKAVMNVEGSVVIWGDLRLNSGATINFVNSTSSITIYGKVTKGTNVKITGSYVDTENKLK; from the coding sequence ATGAAAAAGAATGTCTATTTACTTTCATTTTTAGCAATGTCATTATTCATCGCTTGCGACAAAAGTGATGATTCAAACGACAACCAGTCTACGAATAGCATTACGATTACTACAGATCAAGCCACTTTAAATCAAAGACTTGATTTAACAAACTCTGGAGTAGTTGCAATCGAGAACAGTAATGCAACAGGAAAAATGGCAGCTACAGCATCTACTGCATTCCCATTAGTACAAATTGCAGAAGTAAAACCACCGGTTGATGCAAATGGAAGAACTTTACAAGCCAGTCATGTTACAGTAAACGGAAATTATGCGTATGTTTCATACATTATGCGTGGCGATGCCTATTCGGGTGCAATTGATGTTATTGATGTTTCAGATCCTTACAAACCAAAATTAGTTACATCGGCTTTAATCCCTAATACTGATATTACTTCTCTTACATTCTCTGGTTCAAACTTAATTATTGGAGCTGCAAAAGATGTAGATAAAGACCCACTTTTAACTAATAACCCAGCTATTGCATTTAATATGGAATTAAGCTCAGGGCTTCTTACAGATAAATTAAAAACAAACTATTTAGAAAGCAGAGTTACCACAGATGTAGCAGCTAATACTGCTAATTATTTTGCTGTAACAGGAGATAACGGAAGTTTATTTAAATTAAGCAGTTCTGCTAAAGCCGTTACCGGAAAAGTAGCTGTAGCTGATTTACGCTCGATTGCTTTAACTAGCGATAAAATTGTTACTTTAAGTGGTACTAAAGGAGTTAATATATACAACCAAACAACGCTTGCCTTACAAAAAAGCTTTTCTACATCTACAGATGTAAGCGGCGCAAAAAGAACAATGGATGTTGACGGAACAAAACTTTTTGTTTCTGAAGGAAAAAACGGTCTTGGAGTTTACGACATTAACAGCGGATCAAAATTGCAAACTCTCGGCATTCCAACTGCTGCAGAAGATAACGTAACAAATGCTGTTTCTTTTAATGATGGTTATACTTTTGTTGCAAACGGAGCTTTAGGCCTTAATGTATATCAATCTGCAACTCAGCTTAATTTATTAGGTTCTGTAGGAATTGCAGGTTCTTCAAACTACGTAAAATCTAGTGGAAATTATATTTACGTAGCAAGCGGAATAGGTGGTTTAAAAATCATTAAAATGGAAAAACCAAGTACAGCTTTCGAAAGTTGTGCTGCTTACGGATTATACAATCAAGGAAGAGATTTGATTTTGAATTCAAATGAAATTAAATCTTATCAAGGAGCAACTGCTATCAATTCGGCGATTGTAAATTCTGGTGCTGTTTTAACACATTGTGGTTCTATTGCAGTTTTAAGCAATTTAACATTAAACAGTGGTGGGACATTTAATATGAGAGGAAGCATCTCGCAAGGTAAATACCAGCAAACAAACCCAACTGAACTTATTATCAATGACAAAGCAGTCATGAATGTTGAAGGTTCTGTTGTGATCTGGGGAGACTTACGATTAAATAGCGGCGCTACCATTAATTTCGTTAATAGCACTTCTTCTATCACTATTTACGGAAAAGTTACAAAAGGAACCAACGTAAAAATTACGGGAAGTTACGTAGATACAGAAAATAAATTAAAATAA
- a CDS encoding mechanosensitive ion channel domain-containing protein — MFSLKEYTQEIFATIILLIILIALRMIVAKLIRRYANTSHLLEHRTNLVIKYIHILMNILVTISLIVIWGVDTKDIFITVSSIATVIGVAMFAQWSILSNITSGMVLFFSFPFRIGDTIKIHDKDFPIEAEIEDISTFHVNLKTKDGEKIIFPNNLLLQKGISIIPTHHEEREFYD, encoded by the coding sequence ATGTTTTCGCTTAAAGAATACACTCAAGAGATATTTGCCACTATAATTCTGCTTATTATTTTAATAGCGCTGAGAATGATTGTGGCAAAACTAATACGCCGTTATGCCAATACAAGTCACTTATTAGAACATCGTACTAATTTAGTAATCAAATATATTCACATCTTAATGAATATTTTGGTAACCATAAGTCTGATTGTAATCTGGGGAGTAGACACCAAAGATATTTTTATTACCGTTTCGTCAATTGCCACCGTAATTGGTGTTGCTATGTTTGCACAATGGTCGATATTAAGCAATATTACTTCAGGAATGGTTTTGTTTTTCTCTTTTCCATTTAGGATTGGAGATACTATAAAAATTCACGATAAAGATTTTCCTATTGAAGCTGAGATTGAAGACATCAGCACTTTTCATGTAAATCTAAAAACCAAAGACGGTGAAAAAATTATTTTCCCCAACAACCTTTTACTTCAAAAAGGGATTTCGATTATTCCTACTCATCACGAAGAAAGAGAATTTTACGATTAA
- a CDS encoding Maf-like protein, which produces MLKEKLKKYRLILASGSPRRQQFFKDLDLDFEIRVKDVEEIYPPELKAVEITNYLAELKASAFDGDLSENEILVTSDTIVWHQNKALGKPKSAEEAFEMIKSMSNTTHEVITSVCFKTNTGSTLLHDVTKVTFKELSDEAILYYIENYKPYDKAGAYGIQEWFGFMAVTKVEGSYTNVMGLPTAKVYEYLSTLV; this is translated from the coding sequence ATGCTTAAAGAAAAACTAAAAAAATACAGACTCATTCTTGCTTCGGGATCACCTCGCAGGCAGCAGTTTTTTAAGGATTTAGATCTTGATTTTGAAATCCGTGTAAAAGATGTTGAAGAAATCTATCCCCCTGAATTAAAAGCAGTTGAAATCACCAATTATCTAGCTGAATTAAAAGCTTCTGCATTTGACGGTGATCTTTCAGAAAACGAAATATTAGTTACCAGTGATACAATCGTTTGGCATCAGAACAAAGCTTTAGGAAAACCTAAAAGTGCCGAAGAGGCATTTGAAATGATTAAATCAATGTCAAATACTACTCATGAAGTAATTACATCGGTTTGTTTTAAAACGAATACCGGTTCTACCCTTTTGCATGACGTAACGAAAGTAACTTTCAAAGAATTATCAGACGAAGCTATTTTATATTATATCGAAAACTATAAACCTTATGATAAAGCGGGTGCATACGGCATTCAGGAATGGTTTGGTTTCATGGCAGTTACAAAAGTTGAAGGTTCTTATACCAATGTAATGGGGCTTCCAACAGCCAAAGTTTATGAATATTTGAGTACATTAGTGTAA